In Terriglobia bacterium, the genomic stretch TCGGTTTTTTGGTTCTGTGGCTGACCATGATTTTCATTGGGACGTTTATCCGCGGGCCGGGATGGATGTGGTTCTGGCCGGGACAAACCTGGGACCACAGCCGGGTCGTCTTTGAGGTGAACCGGGACTTGCCGGATCTTTTCTTGATTACAAGCGCCTGGGGAAAGGGAATATTCGGCGCCATTGTAGTGGCCGTCTACTATGGGCTCGCAGGCTGGCTGGTCCACAAGGTCATTACGCTGAACGATTTCAATCGGAAGATTTTCAAACGGATGAGTGTCTTGCAGTACCTGACGTTGCAGTTCTTTCTGATCACCATGTTGCTGCTCCCGTTGAAGATCTTCATCCGTCACGCATTTCGTATCAAATACATATGGATCACACCATGGTTCAATATCTGAATCTGCTCTGCAGCAGCAGCGTGAAGGAGGGTCCGGGTGCCTGAGACACCGACGGCTCCGCTCGAAGAGCAAGATCCGGTTACGAGCAACTCCTACAGCGTCATCTATCTTGTTGCCTCGGTTCTTCTGATCCTGACCCTGTTCTGGGCGCTCTACGACGAAGTGTATGGATTGCGTCCCTGGAAGGGTTATCAAAAGAGATTTGTGTCGCTCTACCTGGCCCATCTGAAGAAGTTGAAGCCCGGGGAGAAGGTGGCCGAAGAAGAGATCAAGAAGACGGAAGGTTACCAGGAACTGGACCGCGCCTATAAAGCCGCTGAATTGGAGGCGGCGCCCCGCGTCAAAGAGATCGACCGTCAAGTGGGGATGATCGATGCCCGGGCGACGGCCTTGACCGACACCTTTCAGACGGCGCGGAGTGAGGTAAGTGCGAAGATTTACGAAATTGAACACACGGCCGCTGGCTCCAAGCCTTCGTTGGAGAAGGACCTCGAGGAGATTAAGAGAGGCCCCTTCAAAATAGAGTTGCCGTTGCTCGATGGTTCGGAAAACAGGGAAAAGGCCAGCTATAAATTTGAAGACCTGGAGAAGGAGTTCGACCGCCTGAAGGGAATGAAGGCCGACCTGCTGGCGCAGCGCCTGGAGACCCTGAAACAAGCGAGTGATCTCCACAAGAAACGGGACCAGTACCTTGAAGACCGCATGATCGGATTGACGGAACAGCAGGTAAATTCCTTGATCTCGAAGATGGAGGATTTCAAGGTCGAAATCAAGCAGATTAATGTGCCCGAATACGGCATTGTGGATCGGTGCGAATCGTGTCACGTGGGGATCCGCGAGCCGCTGGTGCTGGAAGCCAAGGACATGGGTGGGGAGAAGGCCTTCACGTCGCATCCCGATAAGGAACTTCTCAAGATTCACGATCCCGACCGCTTCGGTTGCACCCCCTGCCACAACGGAAACGGGCGCGCCACCGTCAGCGCAGAGCGGGGCCATGGTCAGTATGAGCACTGGTTGTGGCCGATGTATGCCACCAAGAACGCGGACTCCGGATGCGTCCAATGCCATCTCAATGATATTGTCCTCGACCACGCCGACACGCTGAATTACGGCCGGGAGATGTATTGGGAGCGCGGGTGCATGGGTTGCCACCGCTATGAGGGTTACGACAAGGAGCCGGAACAGCTGCTGGCCGTAAACCAAAATCTCCGCTCGCTGGAGGGCCAAAAGAAGGAGGATCAGAAGCAGATCGCCGCCCTGGAAAAGGAATCTGAAGACGCGGCCACCAACGAAGAGGCGCGGCAGCTCCTGGCGAAGTCCCAGGAGATCCCCATGAAGATCAGCCTGCTCGACGCCCAGATGGAACAGCTTGACATGCAATCCAAGAGTCTGCTGCGTGAGCAGAAGAAGATCGGCCCGAACCTCAAGGATGTCCGGCTCAAGTTGAAAAAAGAATGGATTCCCGTTTGGCTGGAGCAGCCGACGGCGTTTCGTCCCACCACTAAGATGCCCAATTTCCGTCTGACACAGGAGCAGCGCGAAGCCATCGCCGCTTTTATCTGGCAGTCGGGAACGGGCACGGCTCCGCCCGCCCAGCCGCCGGGAGATGTGCAAAATGGCAAAGAGCTTTTCGAGACCCGAGGCTG encodes the following:
- a CDS encoding c-type cytochrome, with protein sequence MPETPTAPLEEQDPVTSNSYSVIYLVASVLLILTLFWALYDEVYGLRPWKGYQKRFVSLYLAHLKKLKPGEKVAEEEIKKTEGYQELDRAYKAAELEAAPRVKEIDRQVGMIDARATALTDTFQTARSEVSAKIYEIEHTAAGSKPSLEKDLEEIKRGPFKIELPLLDGSENREKASYKFEDLEKEFDRLKGMKADLLAQRLETLKQASDLHKKRDQYLEDRMIGLTEQQVNSLISKMEDFKVEIKQINVPEYGIVDRCESCHVGIREPLVLEAKDMGGEKAFTSHPDKELLKIHDPDRFGCTPCHNGNGRATVSAERGHGQYEHWLWPMYATKNADSGCVQCHLNDIVLDHADTLNYGREMYWERGCMGCHRYEGYDKEPEQLLAVNQNLRSLEGQKKEDQKQIAALEKESEDAATNEEARQLLAKSQEIPMKISLLDAQMEQLDMQSKSLLREQKKIGPNLKDVRLKLKKEWIPVWLEQPTAFRPTTKMPNFRLTQEQREAIAAFIWQSGTGTAPPAQPPGDVQNGKELFETRGCLACHSMGEGSEKTGGTFAANLSRVGEKANYDYLVRWVHNPRERTLPYCPYEKKDITAADYAKHGLPYVFDPDHSKCPNDGHELQVQQTTVMPSLRLSWKEAQDIASYLVTQRHPNASYPAAPFMDDPGLKVKGMQYVKFYGCASCHEIAGLEEEGRIGTELTKEGSKPIDNFDFALQTRKARNEDWYTGKGFIEHKLQQPEVFDTGMVKAPLEKLRMPNPHLDDQQRSAITTFLIGSVDSPWPNDIFYNPAGQAKDIQDGWWIVRKYNCMGCHQVRLGQRSVLMDLPRYQNPDWREQLPPRLVGEGARVTPQWLEQFLANPALNMTDTDRNGVRPYLKARMPTFFFSPDEIRKLVRFFMALSTQAEPYIPQKLEALSPQETQMARELFTSKAAPCLKCHATGEPTHDKAATAPNFLLAKDRLKPNWTGRWIADPAVISPGTSMPSNLFKVQEGRYVFSGPLPDIFKGYDKDQIALLVRYMFELTPEEQRQLLSRR